A genomic region of Jeotgalibaca ciconiae contains the following coding sequences:
- a CDS encoding ComE operon protein 2: MQERIPWNQYFMAQAVLLSLRSTCKRLEVGATIVRDKRIIAGGYNGSVSGDVHCIDEGCYVVGGHCLRTIHAEMNAILQCAKFGIQTNGAEIYVTHFPCLQCMKMLLQAGIKKVYYLEDYRNDPYAIHLLEQMEIPYEKVSLDPEYFTSLVSPIHSKEEAMEEHHGSKDCC; the protein is encoded by the coding sequence GTGCAAGAAAGAATTCCATGGAATCAGTATTTTATGGCTCAAGCAGTATTGTTGTCTTTAAGAAGCACTTGTAAAAGACTCGAAGTTGGAGCTACTATTGTTCGAGATAAAAGAATTATTGCTGGCGGATATAATGGTTCTGTTTCTGGTGATGTTCACTGCATTGACGAAGGTTGTTATGTGGTTGGTGGACATTGTTTACGTACCATTCATGCAGAAATGAATGCGATTCTCCAATGTGCAAAATTTGGGATCCAGACAAATGGCGCTGAGATTTATGTTACCCATTTTCCGTGTTTACAATGCATGAAGATGTTGCTGCAAGCGGGGATAAAAAAAGTCTATTACTTAGAAGACTATCGTAATGACCCCTATGCCATCCATCTTCTTGAACAAATGGAGATTCCATATGAAAAAGTCTCGTTAGATCCCGAATATTTTACTAGCTTAGTATCACCCATCCATTCAAAAGAAGAAGCGATGGAGGAACATCATGGGAGTAAAGATTGTTGCTAG